The genomic stretch TAGCATGGAGGCTACCGGCATGACTTGAATAAAGGAGGCGGTACTAGGATCCCTCTCATGCCATGATAAAGATCTGCTTGATGCATGTCATCATTGATTTGACCGGAGTgtcgagtttcggaaggctctcCCGACGAACTTCAGTGGGTGACATGTGTGGAGAATTACCGGATCAGATGGTATTCGATAGCACACATCCATATTTTTTTACCGTTTGGTTGCTGAAAGAGCGATATGAACCTCTGCAATTTGCTGCCATCATGGGGCATGTCTTTAGTTTCATGGTGAAGTCAGTGACAGAGAATGGCATGAAAGCCAAGATTTGAGGACTAGTAATGGTGGTTCGTGTCCCGGTGGCGATGAGGTTTTGCCtggtgattcgtgacttggaGCAGCGACATCGGCAAGTGGAGGCGACATCACATGATAAATTCATACTCTAAACTTGCAGGGTGaaatccaagatcttgtcttaaTTGGTgtgcatggcaatgaccttgttcaaggcattgttttgtgaacATGGATTTTTTTCTGGGTGAAACGCTTTTGCACTGTTCCTTGGTGGAGGCTCGCATTTGGAGAAGATGGATTTATGGTGCCGTCTTGGTGGTGTTTGGTCCGCTGCAAGAATAGATCAATGTAGCGATTTTTTTCTTTTCCATAATTATTATTTTTGTGGTTGTGTTCATCTATATTTTTATTAGGGCACTACGTTGTTGTAGTGGCCAGGTTTAATTGCTATCTtcgtaatattaatatattttctttgtcAAAAAAAATCACCAAAGAATAactaaatacatctaaatttagataaatttaagaTAACTTTCATGCGATGGAGGGACTATATTGATATAAAAGGGACGGAAGAttataatttttaaaatttaaaaataggaTTATAACCTATTAATAATCAAATATCGGTATACTCATACTATTTTTAAGTAAAAATAATGCCACAATTTGTGGCAAGAATCACGACCATCCCTATAAATTCAGTCGCCATGCCTCAGATGTTCTCCGCAGCATCTAGCAGTTAACCATACCGGCTTTCATCTCACTCCTCCGTCCTGGCTTGCTTCTCTGTCGTCGCAAAGCAGCATTGCGATTGCAAAGCGAGCTAGCAGGCAAGTGTACCTTGTACAGGCTACTGCATTCCACTGCCATGGACGCCACGACGGTGGCAGCAAAGGCTGTAGCCCCGAGCACCGAGGACGCAGACAACCACTACCTCACATGGCagtattgccggcacttttctTGCCGGCACATTGCAGATATGCCACTAAAGCTACTGTTTAGCGGCACTTTTTGATTAGTGCCTCAAATTACCATCTAATTATTGGCATTTTTAGAGAGTGCCATTAATAATAGATTATTATTGGCATTTTACTAAAGTGTCGGTATATTTTTTTCGTGGCAGTTTTAGAAAAGTGTCTGCAATGTTTCTTATTACTGGCATTTTACCAAAGTGCTGGTATTTTTCACGGCAGTTTTTTCAAAAGTGCCTGCAATGTTGTTTATTACTGGCATTTGGAAAAAAGTGCCGGCATTTCCCTCCACCCCGCAGTTATTTTTTGAAGGGTCTAAATGCAAATTTTACACGCCTCTCCCCATCCCCAAGCTTCCGTCCCTTCCTTAATCGCTCTGTCGCCACGCACGCGGCCGCGgccgacctcgccgccgccgtcgtcctccGCACGGATCTCCCCTCCCGGCCATAAATCTCTCCCCATGGCGTCCTACAACCCCAGCCCCGCCTACCCAGCCCCCTCGGCCCCGCCGCTCTACCCGGACGCTCGCCATGGCGGACCTCGCCCCGTCGAGATCCCCTCCTCCCCGGGCACGCCCAACTCGCCCGCCGCTCCCCCGCCCTCCGAggacatcctcctcctcatccccgCCACCCAGCTCCACCTCATCGACCGGCACCGCAGCCACCCGCTCGCCGCGGGGGACCTCACTCTCCTCCGCATCGGGGCCGGCTCCACCTCCCTCGCCGCCATCGCGCAGCTCGGCCCCGTCCAATTCCCTTCGACCCGCGACGTGGCCGCCGTGAAGCACGACCCCTGCCACTACTCCTTCTCCCTGACCGTCCCCGCCTCCGCTGACGACCCGGCGCCCGGCCCGCTCCACTACGGCCTCACGCTCCCGCGCCCCGACCCGCGCCTCGACGGCGTGCTCGCGGCCTGCACCAGCTTCTCCGCCCACTCCGTGGCCAGCAGCGAGGGGCTCGCCGGCGGGGTGGGCGGCGAGGTCGAGGCCGCCGCGTACTGGACCGCCGTCGCGCCAAACGTCGAGGAGTACGGCGGCGCGGTCGCCGGGCGCCGAGGGCCTCGCCAAGGGGATCATCTGGTGTGGGGTCATGACGGTGGAGAGGCTCCACTGGGGGAACGAGGTCCTCAGGAAGAGAATCCAGCCTGGGGACACTGACGCCGAGGTCACCCCCGAGATGCTGAAGCGAATCAAAAGGTATTGCTGACTTCCTCACTTCTTGTAGTGCCATTATGGGTATATCAGTGTTCTCTAGTGTCATTTCAGTCGAGTTAGTAAACCTTATGATGATTAGGGGCAATATCTGCAAATTATCCATGCAATCATGCTGGCAATTACATGTATTTTACTAGTCTTGTTGTTTGGCTTCCCTGTTCCTTGGTTTCATATTTATGTCATGTATAGGAAGAACTCCAAGCATTCGTGTAGAAATGCTCTGGGATTGTAGATAGTTTGCAATTTATGAGCTTCTCAACTGGAGTAACTTAAACTGAGGGATATTTTTTGTAACCACGAAATTGTTCTTTTTGAGAACTTTATTATTTTATTACGAAGTACATTATGCTTAACATAATCGTAAGCAGGTAATATTCACTCTAGCATAAGGATGCATTATATATTGTACAAGGAGTTTGACCCTGTGCCGGTACAGTCACACTTGTTGATTAGTGATCTCACCGGATGTTTTAGGTAACTTGTGCTTCCTTGCTTAAACTGATTGTGTTGTCTCATTTTGGTATTTCTTATATTTTCTGGCAGGGCTAAGAAGGTCACAAAAATGTCTGAGAAAGTGGCAACCGGAATACTGTCTGGAGTCGGGAAGGTTACTGGCCATTTTACAAGCTCAATAGCTAACTCAAAAGCTGGAAAGAAGTTTTTCAGCCTACTGCCTGGAGAGATTGTTCCGCGCCGCTGCTCCCCCGAGCCCTCCCACGACGCCCACCTACCCATCCCGTGCTGTATGACCGCCATGTGGGTACCGGTTCTGTGTTGTCTTTGTGTAACTAGTTACTGCACACAGAGCTGGCACTATTTCCTTCAACTACCACTTCTGACAGCCATGAGCTGTGGTCTTTTGGGTCAAAGTAGTTGGTGCATTTCTTGACATGCTGTTATTTTCTGATTACTGATCAGTATTACCTGTTCCTTGGCATATGTTTCTGCAGGTCATGTTAGAGTTTGCTTACAGTATGCGTTGTAGCAATATATTTTAGATCAACCGAACTATATATAAACATGAAGTTCATGCAACATTGTTTTTTATTAAGTGGCTTGTACTGGTATACAAAGAGCAATAAAGATAGCATGAGTGCAAGCATTACATTCTATTGTACTGTCTTTATGCCTTCATTCCTAGCATATTTATTTGACTCAAAATGCATtagcttcttctggttgcatcttggtatgtgagtatgtgactgttttcttctttctccaGTCATATCTCTATCAGATACTCCGTGGCGTTGCTTACTGTCATTCTCATAGAGTTCTTCATCGAGATTTGAAACCTCAGAATTTATTGGTAGATCGGCGTACTAACGCACTGAAGCTTGCAGACTTTGGTTTAGCCAGGGCTTTTGGAATCCCTGTTCGTACATTTACTCAAGAGGTATTTTTCTTCTATTACTCGTTTACAAGCGCATTGAGAACTGTTCCAGTACCACGTCGCCTTTTGGCAGGATCTTAGTATACAATTTTGCATCTTAGTATGTACTACATATGATTTTGCATCTAAACAAGCTCATTGTTCTTGTATCAAACAACACCATGGCACATCAACTCACAAGGCATGTCTATGGGAAGTATTTTTCAGGTAGTAACATTATGGTACAGAGCTCCAGAAATTATTCTTGGAGCGAGGCAATATTCCACACCAGTTGATTTGTGATCAGTGGGCTGTATCTTTGCAGAAATGATGAAGCAGAAGCCACTGTTTCCAGGTGATTCTGAGATTGATGAATTATTTAAGATATTCAGGTTCGATTCTCTCCCCGAACCATTCTAGTTTACCATCAAATTCGAATTTCAGCAACAACAGAAACATGTTAGTGCTCAGAGTACTAGATGTACTTCATTATCTAGGTTCAGATTCTTAGGAGAAGAGTGAGAGCCCAAGGAACCATGAGTTTGGCCAAATGTCTGAATTAGTTGATGCACCTTTGTTTAAGAGTAATAGTACAGTGCTTAACATCTGAACTTTGTGGTTCCTAACAAAGCCGGTAGGACTTTTTTTAGCGAGTTTATCAAACTAATTCCACATTATTTATGGCTGGAGTTACTTTCTACTTTTTTAGCTTATCAGTCACCTCACTTTTTTGCCTTATTGCTCAAAAACCAAGCATAGGAAGCCATTTTTAATGCAGACAAATACTCACTCCGTTCTCTTTTATAAGACGTTTTAGCTCTTTTATAGATTCGCtcactttagtttgtatctagtctagttttaaTGTGTAGGTTTTGGTTCATATCTAGTCCACTTTAAAATATCTTAAGTGTCTTGTATtaatgaacagagggagtaggtaACGAGTGAAACAGAGATATCTGTTTCGGCGTTAATATAGCACATTCACACTAAAAAGTTTAAACTGTCAAATTGTTTCTTTATTTCTGTATGCATCTTATCTATACcccaattttcaaaatagaagtatTTGCCGCTTTCCCAGTTTCAAATTATATATGATAGCTCTGGTGATAATGTATATAAGATTATAAGGTGCCCCCATATTTGAAATTGGAGCTTTGTAATCTTTGACTATCGATCTTTCCGACAATATATATGACTGTTGACAGTAAAGTGGCACTAATGTCTCAAACTTGAAAGTAGCTTATATGTTCGTACTGTTTTAGTTATGTGGTGAAATATGGTGAAACAAACTAATGGTAAACACACTGTTTTAGAGACCATGCCAAACGAACCGTGCTAATTACTGATTGCACCGTTTCCTAATTTGCTTAAAATATGGAAACAAACTTAGGATGATATGTGGGGCTGGGGGGAAGTGGTATTTCCTTGTCATATTCCTGGTTCTGCTTTATCCAAGTATTCTGCTGTATTTGTTTATGCTAGTATAACATTATACCATTACCAAGTATTATGCTGTATTTGTTTATGCTGTATTTGTTTatgctttatccaaggaatgAATATTGCATTCATTCGAGCATAATAGTTCACCATGTTACCCTTCCTGTCCTACTTTCATGTTAAGAGTTATCTCAACAGTATATTTCGTTTACTTGTTACCCTTTGTGTTGCTATTTCGCTTATTTTATTCTCTTCTGTGATATTAAGGTGTACAGTTGACAGCAACTCACGGTGGTGTTGCACATATATTCTTGAGGCATCCGATCCTTTATTTGTGGAAATTGGGAAGTCTTTTATTGAAGAACAAATCAAAGGTAGGATGTCTTCTTAAAACTGAACTCCAATATTATGATGCATGGTATTTTGATCGAGACCTACAGTAAATAGTCTTTGAGAATTATTATCATGAACATTGGCTGCCTAAAATATGGTCTTAGTTTGACCTTGCTTCGAAGAGTTTTTGATATACGATCTCCGAAAAGCATTTGAGTATCCATCTATCTGCTTCTCCAGCCTTCATAGTTTGTTGGGCCTATTTTGACGATTTGTGTGGTAGGATACCCTGGGATTGGTGTGGTAGCAAAGAATTTCAGTTGATTGCCTTTGCTTTGAAAGAGCATGAAAGGAATGCTTTTTTCTTCATCTATATGTTTGTGTTGCGTCTcatctggatgctactcatgCATAATTATTTGAATctggttcatgtttattttgtgGTTGTAGTTCTTAACTATTGAAAAACTTTGTTGGTATTTTGTGGTATGCCTTTGGCATGCTCTCGAAATTTTTCTTTGTTGCATGATACTTTCGAGGTATGTTTCTGTTTGCTTCTGGTAACTGTCCTTTTATCTTCAGTGTCTGTACTTCTAAAATGATATTGAGTGACCGAGGTTGATTTCGAAGATTATGTCTCTAGGCCCGGATAAAATCAGCATGTTATGTGATTGTCTGGATATGTTTGATTGAAGATTTTGTAAGTTAGATTGTCAGGACATGTCATTGTGTCTTGCAACGATGAGATCATGTTGAGATGTACTGCTGGATATGTTGGTTGCAGACCATGTTCAGATTTGCCTTTATAGTGTACTATTGCATATGTTGGATTTGCAGGCAACTGCTGCTGGAACATGTTCAGATTTGCCTTTATTTGTGCTGCTGGAAcatgttgcttgcagaacatgttgGTACTTGCCATTGCAGTGTATTATTTGTTGCAGAACATGTTGTAATATGCTGGAACATATTGCTTGCATAATTGTCATTAGTTGGAAACTGTTTGCTGCAGAAATGTGCCTCTAGGTCCATTTGGAAGCACTAGATTCTGCCTTGAATTCTATTTGCTGGCATTTATAAAAATGCCTTGGTTACAAATTCCTGGCGCTTTTAAAGTGCCTGAAAAGGAAATAGTGGCAGATTCAAAAATAGCCTGCATTTGTATTTACTGGCACTTTAAGTATGTGCCAACAAATTTCTTTGGCGGCACATCAGAAAATGCCAGAAAAAGATTTAGCGGCACTTTTTAGATGCCAGTAATAGGAATGCCGGCACTTCTGTAGATGCCAGAATAAGATTTGGCGGCACTTTTTAGATGCCAATAATAGAAATGCTAGTACTTTTACAGATGCCAGGAATATTTTTAGCGGCATTTTtgaaaaagtgccggcaaaggttTTCTACGACATTAGTAAATGCAGCACTTTTTTTTATGCCTTGAAAAATCTTTGCCGGCATTTTTGATggctttgccggcactttttgatGCCTGCAATCCAGGTACGTGGTGTAGTGAACGCTCCCTCATCGCAGCGGGCGGCAGCGCCAAAGCCGGCGCCTGGGCAGGAGGAGCCGCTGCCAGCTTCTACGGCcgacatggcgccgccgccgacgacgacgacgcgtgCTACCAGTGCGGAgttcggcgacgaggacgagcagGTGGAGAAGTTCTACGAGCTGCTGGCCAACATCCGGGCCTTGAGGGCCATGCACGCGAGAGGAAGCGGCAACGCAGACGCGAGCACGGACGACACTGCCAGTGACAAGGTATGTGACGGCGTGAGGAAGCGGGCGCGGTGGGCGGAGCAGCCGTGGCGGCCGACGTTCAGGATGGAGGATTTCGAGGAGGCGCCAGGCGGCAGCGCGTCCAAGAAGGACACGAGGGACGACGAAGGCGCCGCTACGAGCCGGTGGCCGGGGAAGAAGACGACGGATGAAACGGCGGATGGTGAGAGTGACGAC from Lolium rigidum isolate FL_2022 chromosome 4, APGP_CSIRO_Lrig_0.1, whole genome shotgun sequence encodes the following:
- the LOC124648772 gene encoding NRR repressor homolog 1-like, whose amino-acid sequence is MPAIQVRGVVNAPSSQRAAAPKPAPGQEEPLPASTADMAPPPTTTTRATSAEFGDEDEQVEKFYELLANIRALRAMHARGSGNADASTDDTASDKVCDGVRKRARWAEQPWRPTFRMEDFEEAPGGSASKKDTRDDEGAATSRWPGKKTTDETADGESDDA